A stretch of DNA from Anaeromusa acidaminophila DSM 3853:
CTTCCATGACACGACCGGTGTTTGTTGATTTTGTAGAGAATGTTTTGCATAACGAAGAGTTGCCTATGGATTTTTCCGAAGTAACGATAACGGAGACCTCTTCTTTTGTGGGCAAACGTTTTGCAGAAAGCCAGATTAAAGAACGTTTTCACTCGATTGTTATTGCCTTGCGCCGAGGAGAAGAGCTTATGAGCAATCCGCATGCACAGGAGCGCATTCAAGTGGGTGATGTTCTGTTGGTTCTAGGGCCGACAGAGTATTTGGATGAACTGCAGCATTTCGCGCAAAGCAGCGAAAAATAGGAGGACTTATGGAAACGAAAGAACGCAGGGCGGCCTTGCAGAAACGTTTGCAAACATCCCCGGACGCGTTGACAGGTACGGCGTTAGCGCAAGAATTTGGCGTAAGCCGGCAGGTAATTGTCGGTGATATTGCTATTTTACGTGCTGCGGGAGGCCGGATCGTTGCGACGCCGCAAGGATATTGGATACCTAAGGAAAATGTCAAACAAACTATTCAGGCTACGCTGGTTTGCCGGCACGATAATGCGCAATTGGCTGCCGAACTTTTTGCGGTGGTGGATCGAGGCGGATGTATACTGGATGTAGCAGTAGAGCATCCGCTGTATGGAGAATTAAAAGG
This window harbors:
- a CDS encoding transcription repressor NadR translates to METKERRAALQKRLQTSPDALTGTALAQEFGVSRQVIVGDIAILRAAGGRIVATPQGYWIPKENVKQTIQATLVCRHDNAQLAAELFAVVDRGGCILDVAVEHPLYGELKGALRLSSRRDVERFLHNLGEAQAEPLSLLTGGVHLHTIEVPDKETLHEIEAELARMGILVR